The Thermostichus vulcanus str. 'Rupite' genome contains a region encoding:
- the efp gene encoding elongation factor P has product MISSNDLRPGTSVEIDGAPYKVIDFLHVKPGKGAAFVRTKLKNMQTGNVVEKTFRAGETLPAATIEKVDMQYLYAEGDNLVFMDMETYEQAPITAAQIGTSVKYLKENMEVAILRWNGQVIDVELPNTVTLEVVETDPGVKGDTATGGTKPAKLETGAEVQVPLFIKVGERIRVDTRTDSYLGRE; this is encoded by the coding sequence ATGATCTCAAGCAACGATTTGCGCCCTGGTACCTCCGTCGAAATTGATGGAGCCCCCTACAAGGTGATCGATTTTCTGCATGTGAAACCCGGTAAGGGAGCGGCCTTTGTACGCACCAAACTCAAAAACATGCAGACTGGCAACGTTGTGGAGAAAACTTTTCGAGCCGGTGAAACTCTGCCTGCTGCCACGATTGAAAAGGTGGATATGCAGTACCTCTATGCTGAGGGGGATAATCTGGTGTTCATGGACATGGAGACCTATGAGCAAGCCCCAATTACTGCCGCCCAAATTGGGACTTCCGTGAAGTATTTGAAAGAAAATATGGAGGTGGCGATCCTGCGTTGGAATGGGCAGGTGATCGATGTGGAATTGCCCAATACCGTCACCCTAGAAGTGGTTGAGACGGATCCCGGTGTGAAGGGAGATACCGCCACGGGGGGAACCAAACCGGCCAAGCTGGAAACCGGTGCCGAAGTGCAGGTGCCCCTGTTCATTAAGGTTGGGGAACGGATTCGCGTCGATACTCGTACCGA
- the tsaB gene encoding tRNA (adenosine(37)-N6)-threonylcarbamoyltransferase complex dimerization subunit type 1 TsaB: MSTPEWILGIHTTTPVLGLALLPIGEDPGQGYSQCWVLERQMAAQLHPCLKKFLASQDQLQIAAIAVAVGPGSFTGSRLGVSVARLLGQQLRIPVFGYSALAAITRQVWQDQGSPPDPLTVAVYMDAKRQEWYGGVYRVEREQVSVLLPDQIWSLETWGQALENWPEAQQVDAAVFTDPVPVLALAELARKDYSAGLRPLWQEVLPVYGRQPPIDPQVLNRSAPLPR, from the coding sequence ATGTCAACACCTGAGTGGATCTTGGGGATCCACACCACAACCCCCGTTTTGGGCTTGGCGCTTTTGCCGATTGGGGAAGATCCTGGGCAAGGTTACAGCCAATGTTGGGTTTTGGAGCGGCAGATGGCAGCTCAGCTCCATCCTTGCTTAAAAAAGTTCCTAGCCTCTCAGGATCAGCTACAGATTGCGGCCATTGCAGTGGCTGTAGGGCCGGGTAGCTTCACGGGCAGCCGTTTGGGGGTGAGCGTAGCGCGGCTATTGGGTCAACAATTGCGGATCCCGGTATTCGGCTATTCGGCATTGGCGGCGATCACCCGTCAGGTTTGGCAGGATCAGGGATCCCCCCCAGATCCCTTAACGGTGGCTGTGTACATGGATGCCAAGCGGCAGGAGTGGTATGGCGGGGTGTATCGAGTTGAGCGAGAGCAAGTTTCAGTTCTATTGCCGGATCAGATTTGGTCTCTAGAAACTTGGGGACAAGCCCTGGAAAACTGGCCTGAAGCACAGCAGGTGGATGCTGCTGTTTTTACAGATCCCGTGCCAGTGCTGGCTTTGGCGGAATTGGCCCGGAAAGATTATTCGGCTGGCTTGCGCCCTCTATGGCAAGAGGTGCTGCCCGTTTATGGCCGTCAACCGCCCATTGATCCGCAGGTGCTGAATCGGAGTGCCCCATTGCCACGGTAA